Proteins found in one Limanda limanda chromosome 18, fLimLim1.1, whole genome shotgun sequence genomic segment:
- the ints7 gene encoding integrator complex subunit 7 → MSLSTARSFLSEACYGEQELDANSALMELDKGLRSGKLGEQCEAVVLFPKLFQKYPFPILINSAFLKLADIFRLGNNFLRLCVLKVTQQSEKHLEKILNVDEFVKRVFSVIHSNDPVARAITLRMLGSLASIIPERKNAHHSIRQSLDSHDNVEVEAAIYAAASFSAQSKDFAAGICNKVSEMIQGLDTPVELKLKLIPMLQHMHHDASLASSSRELLQHLVNSYPSTPMVIVTLHTFTQLAAFSLFDIPKQLQLLLQYLKDDPRKAVKRLAINDLKLLAKKAPHLWIRENTQTLCECALTSPYDSLKLGMLSVLSTLSGTIAIKQYFSNLTGSSSVLPSLTDLVKLAQECCYHSNLAVAAHGVIVLSNIAISCPEKDIVQLEQDTVLGVESLLMLCSQDSSPSAQATLKTALTSLVKMLKSRPHLSQSAVEFLLGQLHLSCDSSRVLMCHALAAIATHLPVLGDGMLGDLVDLYRVASHSSTDKQQELLVSLATVIFVASQSSLSADVKTVIKQQLENVANGWTVYRIARQASRMGCHEFSSELYQSLRTRVASEHFYFWLNSLKEFSQAEQCLCHVEDGDYSGAMTAIAEALRSYQKGIASLTAASTPLSPLTFQCDFIKLRIDTLQALSQLICTCNSLKTSPPPAIATTIAQTSGNDLQRCGRISLQMKVCMDEFRSLAARYADLHQSSFDADYATLRNVELQQQSCLLVSHVIEALILDPQAASFQEYGTLGSVQTESEYERRMMSVFNHVLEEVEGLTKKHPPVSYLHTGCLCDAVIGLLKVPLSFQRYFFQKLQSTSIKLALSPSPRTPTEPIPVQNNQQLTLKVEGVVQHGSTPGLFRKIQSVCLNVTSVLQSKTGPEYKIALDTKTNEIEQRVEPHNDYFSTQFLLNFSILGTHTVTVEASVVDESGTEWKTGPKTTVSVKSLEDPYSQQLRHLQQQQQQQQQQQQPIAAPPPPAPQRAAYSRF, encoded by the exons ATGTCTCTCTCCACCGCTCGCTCGTTCCTGTCCGAGGCCTGCTATGGAGAACAGGAGCTGGACGCTAACTCCGCTCTCATGGAGCTGGACAAAG GTCTGCGGTCCGGGAAGCTGGGGGAGCAGTGCGAGGCCGTGGTCCTCTTCCCCAAACTCTTCCAGAAGTATCCGTTCCCCATCCTCATCAACTCCGCCTTCCTCAAGCTGGCAGACATCTTCAGACTCGG GAACAACTTCCTGCGCCTGTGTGTGCTGAAGGTGACTCAGCAGAGTGAGAAACACTTGGAGAAGATCCTCAATGTGGACGAATTTGTGAAAAGGGTGTTTTCCGTCATCCACAGCAACGACCCCGTGGCCAGAGCCATCACGCTGAG GATGCTTGGTAGTTTGGCCTCCATCATCCCAGAGAGGAAGAACGCCCACCACAGTATTCGCCAAAGTCTGGACTCTCATGACAATGTGGAAGTGGAGGCGGCCATATACGCTGCTGCAAGCTTCTCTGCACAGTCAAA AGACTTTGCAGCTGGGATTTGCAACAAAGTCAGTGAGATGATTCAAG GTCTGGACACTCCAGTGGAGCTGAAGCTGAAGTTGATTCCGATGCTGCAGCACATGCACCATGATGCCAGCCTGgcgtccagcagcagagagctgctgcagcacctgGTCAACTCGTATCCCTCCACCCCCATGGTCATCGTCACCCTGCACACCTTCACCCAGCTGGCTGCCTTCTCCCTCTTTGATATCCCTAAGCAG TTACAGCTCCTCCTACAATACCTGAAAGACGATCCGAGAAAAGCTGTGAAGAGACTCGCGATCAACGATCTAAAGCTCTTGGCTAAGAAGGCTCCTCATCTTTGGATCAGAGAAAACACTCAG ACTCTGTGCGAGTGCGCCCTGACGAGCCCTTACGACAGCTTGAAGCTGGGAATGTTGTCTGTTCTCTCCACCCTCTCTGGAACCATCGCAATCAAGCAGTACTTCAGCAACCTGACGG GTAGCTCTTCGGTTCTCCCATCGCTCACTGACCTGGTTAAACTGGCGCAAGAATGCTGTTACCACAGCAACCTGGCAGTGGCTGCTCACGGGGTCATTGTGCTTTCCAACATCGCCATTTCCTGCCCAGAGAAAG ACATAGTGCAGCTGGAGCAGGACACAGTTTTGGGAGTGGAGTCTCTTCTGATGCTGTGCAGTCAGGACAGCAGCCCCAGTGCCCAGGCCACGCTCAAA ACGGCCCTCACCTCATTGGTCAAGATGCTGAAAAGTCGGCCCCATCTCAGCCAGTCGGCCGTGGAGTTTCTGCTTGGTCAGCTCCATTTATCCTGCGACTCCTCCCGCGTCCTCATGTGCCACGCTCTGGCAGCCATCGCCACCCACCTGCCGGTGCTGGGCGACGGCATGCTGGGAGATCTGGTGGACCTGTACAGAGTGGCCAGTCACTCCTCCACTGACAAGCAGCAAGAGCTTCTG GTTTCCTTGGCAACCGTGATTTTTGTTGCCAGCCAGTCGTCTTTATCAGCTGACGTGAAGACGGtcatcaaacagcagctggagaaTGTGGCTAATGGCTGGACGGTGTATCGCATCGCACGCCAAGCCTCACGCATG GGCTGCCATGAGTTCTCCAGCGAGCTGTACCAGAGTCTGCGGACCCGCGTGGCATCGGAGCACTTCTACTTTTGGCTGAACAGCCTGAAGGAGTTCTCGCAGGCCGAGCAGTGCCTGTGTCACGTGGAGGACGGCGACTACAGCGGAGCCATGACCGCCATTGCCGAGGCCCTGCGCTCCTACCAGAAGGGCATCGCCTCCCTCACA GCCGCCAGCACTCCGCTCAGCCCGCTTACCTTCCAGTGTGACTTCATTAAGCTGCGGATTGACACTCTGCAAGCCCTGTCGCAGCTCATCTGCACGTGCAACAGCCTGAAGACCAGCCCTCCTCCCGCCATCGCCACCACCATCGCTCAGACCTCAGGCAACGACCTGCAGCGCTGCGGCCGCATCTCACTGCAG atgAAAGTGTGCATGGACGAGTTCAGAAGTCTGGCAGCGCGCTATGCTGACTTACACCAGTCCTCGTTTGACGCAGACTACGCCACGCTTCGTAACGTGGAGCT ACAACAACAGAGCTGTTTGCTTGTTTCACACGTGATAGAAGCTTTGATTCTGGACCCACAGGCAGCCAG TTTCCAGGAGTACGGCACCCTGGGCTCCGTGCAGACAGAGAGTGAGTACGAGCGACGGATGATGTCGGTGTTCAACCACgtgctggaggaagtggagggccTCACAAAGAAACACCCTCCAGTGTCATACCTg CACACAGGTTGTCTCTGTGATGCTGTCATAGGTCTGCTCAAGGTCCCGCTGTCCTTCCAGAGGTACTTCTTCCAAAAGCTCCAGTCAACAAGCATTAAG cttgctctctctccatcccctcgCACACCGACTGAACCGATCCCAGTGCAGAACAACCAGCAGCTGACTCTTAAAGTGGAGGGCGTGGTGCAGCACGGTTCCACTCCGGGACTCTTCAGGAAGAtccagtctgtctgtctcaacGTCACTTCAGTTCTCCAGAGCAAGACGGGGCCGGAGTACAAG ATCGCACTTGACACTAAAACCAATGAGATCGAGCAGCGGGTGGAGCCGCACAATGACTACTTCAGCACCCAGTTCCTGCTGAATTTCTCCATCCTGGGCACCCACACCGTCACCGTGGAGGCGTCTGTGGTGGACGAGAGTGGCACCGAGTGGAAGACTGGGCCCAAGACAACGGTGTCGGTTAAATCCCTGGAGGATCCTTACTCCCAGCAGCTCCgtcacctgcagcagcagcagcagcagcagcagcaacagcagcagccgaTTGCAGCTCCGCCTCCGCCTGCTCCTCAGAGGGCAGCCTACTCCCGCTTCTag
- the dtl gene encoding denticleless protein homolog, with product MLFRSIVDRGVGRRRQNAVPADPWPRLPLSSLLQGFKCVRHDEHISYGNLGDSVPPFGLAFSSAGTQQNILAAANEEGIVRIYNTESRENPLLKEWLAHENAVFDIAWVPGEPQLVTAAGDQMARLWDVKSGDMLGSFKGHLCSLKSVAFAPQEKAVFCTGARDGNIMVWDTRCSKKDGFYRQVKQISGAHNKAETNAPLKIKKRRSSTRGMAPSVDTQQSVTVVLFRDQHTLISSGAVDGVIKQWDLRKNYTAHRQDPAPLQTYPYPGSCMRMRLGYSGLVLDSTGSNVMCNCTDDNIYMFNLSGIKTNPVAVFSGHQNSSFYIKSTISPDDQFLASGSSDNHTYIWKISEPQHPPMTLQGHSEEVTSVVWCPTDFTKIASCSDDHTVRIWRLHRETEEVQSAVGEANLVGWARRKTPTGPSVRAETTPAKSQRTESRPGLVSPRLAACAPSGAALPLSSSTTSPVQPLDAKAAAARQRTPSSIKQWLSPSRGSPGQVTPPLRRVLSPCAQSPASSTSPIERRAKRRLESIGSAGCEGAEQCDCVTELYPAPKRGRTLAGICCPGHESRSQTDCPADDKQSLSRQSGKENYSPRGMDWLSAMAQKMRKGQGSPSSPRSPSASKKQEGKTPASPTSRSPQSMKKISTYFSRPTLE from the exons ATGCTTTTCCGCTCGATCGTTGACAGAGGAGTCGGCAGACGAAGGCAGAACG CCGTCCCTGCAGATCCTTGGCCCAGGCTCCCCCTGAGCTCTCTGCTTCAAGGCTTCAAGTGCGTCCGACACGACGAACACATCTCCTATGGAAACCTGGGGGACTCCGTGCCCCCATTCGGATTAGCTTTCTCCTCTG CCGGGACGCAGCAGAACATCCTGGCTGCAGCCAATGAGGAAGGCATCGTGAGGATCTACAACACGGAGAGCAGAGAAAACCCGCTTCTCAAAG AATGGCTGGCTCATGAGAACGCTGTCTTTGACATTGCCTGGGTACCGGGGGAGCCTCAGTTA GTGACGGCTGCAGGAGATCAAATGGCCCGGCTGTGGGACGTGAAGTCCGGAGACATGTTGGGCAGCTTCAAGGGTCACCTCTGCAGCCTCAAGTCTGTTGCATTCGCACCTCAGGAGAAAG CTGTGTTCTGCACTGGAGCCAGAGATGGAAATATTATGGTCTGGGACACGAGGTGCAGCAAAAAAG ATGGTTTCTACAGACAAGTGAAACAGATCAGTGGCGCTCACAACAAAGCAGAGACCAACGCCCCCttgaaaataaagaagagaCGTAGCAGCACTCGGGGCATGGCTCCCAGTGTg GACACCCAGCAGAGTGTCACCGTGGTTTTGTTTCGGGATCAGCACACGCTCATCTCCTCTGGGGCTGTCGATGG AGTGATCAAGCAATGGGATCTCAGAAAGAACTACACTGCACACCGTCAGGATCCGGCTCCACTGCAGACGTACCCGTACCCGGGTTCCTGCATGCGCATGAGGCTCG GTTATTCCGGACTTGTTCTGGACTCCACAGGATCCAATGTGATGTGTAACTGCACTGATGACAATATCTACATGTTCAACCTCAGTGGAATAAAGACAAATCCAG TGGCTGTTTTCAGTGGTCACCAGAATTCCTCATTTTATATCAAGTCCACTATCAGCCCAGACGACCAGTTCTTGGCCAGTGGCTCAAGTGACAATCACACGTACATCTGGAAG ATTTCTGAGCCTCAACATCCTCCCATGACCCTTCAAGGccacagtgaggaagtgacatcagTCGTGTGGTGTCCCACAGATTTCACTAAG ATTGCTTCCTGTTCGGACGACCACACTGTCCGGATCTGGAGGCTTCACCGGGAAACAGAGGAGGTGCAGTCTGCAGTGGGAGAAGCAAACCTCGTGGGCTGGGCGCGTCGGAAAACTCCAACAG GGCCCTCAGTCAGAGCTGAGACAACTCCCGCCAAAAGCCAGAGGACAGAGAGTCGTCCAGGCCTCGTGTCTCCCCGGCTCGCTGCCTGTGCTCCGAGTGGAGCCGCCCTGCCTCTGTCCTCCAGCACCACTTCACCTGTCCAGCCTCTGGATgcaaaagctgctgctgctcgccaGAGAACGCCATCCTCTATCAAACAGTGGTTATCTCCGAGCCGCGGGTCTCCCGGTCAGGTCACCCCTCCTCTCCGCAGGGTTCTGAGCCCGTGTGCCCAGAGTCCGGCGAGCAGCACCTCTCCCATCGAGCGACGGGCCAAACGGCGGCTGGAGAGTATTGGGTCAGCCGGCTGTGAGGGCGCGGAACAATGCGACTGTGTAACTGAACTTTACCCTGCGCCCAAGAGAGGCCGGACCTTGGCTGGTATCTGCTGCCCTGGTCATGAGAGCAGGTCACAAACAGACTGTCCCGCAGACGACAAGCAAAGCTTATCGAGACAGAGTGGCAAAGAGAATTACTCTCCCAGAGGAATGGACTGGCTGTCTGCGATGGCACAAAAGATGAGGAAAGGTCAAGGAAGCCCGAGTAGTCCCAGAAGTCCCAGTGCCTCGAAGAAACAGGAGGGGAAAACACCAGCTTCACCG acgAGCCGCTCGCCGCAAAGCATGAAGAAAATCTCCACGTACTTCAGCAGACCAACTCTGGAGTGA